Proteins encoded within one genomic window of Besnoitia besnoiti strain Bb-Ger1 chromosome II, whole genome shotgun sequence:
- a CDS encoding hypothetical protein (encoded by transcript BESB_035230) → MSPSAASSASAAPALTPSPHVDRLLGDLKLFAAYDAAAGWQEPKAMESAFQSLSWDDAEVLKALPQYLNCRGEQKRRVDFAYAALCPRPVDEKDPKQTLMSLWMKARLFSYDQKHPFALSPYATTNN, encoded by the coding sequence ATGTCTCcctctgctgcttcctctgcctcggcagcgccggctttgacgccgtcgcctcacGTGGATCGCCTGCTGGGCGACTTGAAACTGTTTGCCGCgtacgacgcggcggcgggctggCAGGAGCCGAAGGCGATGGAGAGCGCGTTCCAGAGTCTTTCTTGGGACGACGCGGAAGTGCTGAAGGCGCTGCCTCAGTACCTCAACTGCCGCGGCGAACAAAAGCGCCGGGTTGACTTCGCCTACGCAGCGCTCTGCCCGCGACCTGTCGATGAGAAGGATCCGAAGCAGACGCTGATGAGCCTGTGGATGAAGGCGCGCCTTTTTTCGTACGACCAAAAACAccccttcgctctctctccctacGCGACCACTAACAACTAG
- a CDS encoding putative GPI-anchored wall transfer protein GWT1 (encoded by transcript BESB_035240) codes for MRASFASSSRAELAPRAKPPFPASFSFFACALPSVSGRVLPRLLLLLSLFAAAALLLLVRLPLLPQARVSPSPSSSLPASVVLLHPALLAFSVNDPAASPSAAAPPPSPTFWSTTAFLPPRLLATASRLWSPWFLAAGRAWWTTCPAVTAGRSAGAGGSQGAKNDGFHGSPPSPEAPGRESPAEAADADARWEFHLPERAREALARFAAPGGTPLQAAETGEDELGSARGALSSWLCDDSRAGGALYSALKEVAYANDRFPPFLEVFLCVTLLWLSVLMYNSLRVFLLAAGRLLRGLSRSPSAEGAPCGPSFLSSVGDGASAARQRESKYAVASAHAQAGEEAPRASCEPRCRFLLALLAILPKFVFDFALLVLPVLAGVCLPASLVPASLVVGSLTAAWAVGAWVLEFPHRSPFKRSETGAVHQAVFATDERGRVLALEEYRGILMIATCIAIFGVDFFIFPRSLAKTSTYGVSLMDLGVGCFVFGGGLVSPQARVHVSLRRRRGSPSPPLHSASPRGAEADCKLRSGAERRDEGEPRELMCKDAETREIEKERAATPPDTALHAESCERDGRPRDETASREKNKSFKALGSEEKASRGYLGKAGRAVRRSGLLAIVGVGRFAILSFLNYYTPVTEYGKHWNFYVTLMVLYLAAELLLSDLPVNPVLCAPLGIGLAAVYQLLLTATDAETWVLSASRDNLFTANREGILGCIGFFALYMLGAGVGTLVFDATSSSAPSATDAKEPVEGERSTPSNASSSSRFLLIAVILLGAVCCYLAALVLAFYFNLLPMRRLINLPWILLVAALNLYGIGGLFLSDAVIGRASSRASYLLSGISQNQILIFLVANVLCGLGGLSLKTLLVSPLVAFSLLALYASAWSLLSFVLGYFKKRIPLML; via the exons ATGAGGGcgtccttcgcgtcttcttcgcgagcTGAGCTTGCTCCCCGCGCCAAGCCTCCTTTCCCCGCGtcgttctccttcttcgcctgcgccctcccCTCTGTGTCGGGTCGAGTGctcccgcgccttcttctcctcttgtctctcttcgccgccgcggcgcttctcctcctcgttcGGCTGCCGCTTCTGCCGCAGGCCCGCGTGTCGCCGTCaccttcgtcgtcgctgcccgcGTCAGTCGTCCTGCTGCAtccggcgcttctcgccttctccgttAACGAccctgcggcctcgcccagcgcggctgcgccgcctccttcgccgacCTTTTGGTCTACGACTGCCTTCCTtcccccgcgcctcctcgcgaccgcctcgcggctctggAGCCCTTGGTTCCtcgccgcaggacgcgcatGGTGGACTACGTGCCCTGCGGTAACTGCAGGGCGCAGCGCGGGGGCAGGTGGCTCGCAAGGCGCCAAAAACGACGGGTTCCACGGcagcccgccctcgcctgaAGCGCCAGGGCGCgagtcgcctgcggaggcggcagacgccgacgcgcggtGGGAGTTTCACCTCCCTGagcgggcgagagaggcgctggcgcgcttcgccgcgccgggggggacgccgctgcaggccgcagagacCGGAGAAGATGAActcggcagcgcgagaggcgccctCTCGAGCTGGCTTTGCGAtgactcgcgcgcgggcggcgcgctctaTAGCGCCCTGAAGGAGGTCGCGTACGCGAACGACCGCTTCCCGCCCTTCCTCGaagtcttcctctgcgtcacGCTCCTCTGG CTGAGTGTGTTGATGTATAActcgctccgcgtcttcttgctCGCGGCGGGTAGGCTTCTTCGCGGGCTTTCCCGTTCCCCctctgcggaaggcgcgccctGTGGGCCTTCGTTTCTCTCCTCAGTCGGCGATGGagcgtccgcggcgaggcagcgcgaaaGCAAGTATGCTGTCGCCAGCGcccacgcgcaggcgggagaggaggcgcctcgcgcgtcctgtgagccgcgctgccgcttcctccttgcGCTTCTCGCGATTCTGCCAAAATTCGTCTTCGACTTCGCGCTCCTCGTCCTGCCGGtcctcgcgggcgtctgcctccccgcctcgctcgtgcccgcctccctcgtcgtcggctcTCTCACCGCTGCGTGGGCTGTTGGCGCTTG GGTTCTCGAATTCCCTCATCGTTCGCCCTTCAAGCGAAGCGAGACTGGCGCGGTGCACCAGGCAGTCTTCGCCACCGACGAGCGTGG GCGCGTTTTGGCCTTGGAGGAGTATCGCGGCATTTTGATGATTGCCACGTGCATCG CGATCTTCGGCGTCGACTTCTTCATCTTTCCCAGAAGCCTCGCCAAAACGTCAACCTATGGCGTCTCTCTG ATGGATCTCGGCGTCGGGTGCTTTGTCTTTGGTGGCGGCCTTGTGTCTCCGCAAGCGCGAG TGCACGTGTccctgcggagacgcagaggctcTCCATCGCCTCCGTTGCACTCCGCATCTCccagaggcgcggaagcggaCTGCAAGctgcgaagcggcgcagagagacgcgatgAAGGCGAGCCACGCGAGTTGATGTGCAAAGAtgccgagacgcgcgaaaTCGAGAAGGAACGAGCCGCTACGCCGCCCGACACCGCATTgcacgcagagagctgcgaaCGAGATGGAAGGCCTCGTGATGAAACCGcctcgagagagaaaaatAAGAGCTTCAAGGCTTTgggaagcgaagagaaagcTTCTCGAGGGTACCTAGGCAAAGCCGGGCGAGCGGTCCGGAGGAGCGGGCTCCTTGCCATCGTGGGCGTCGGGCGCTTCGCGATTCTTTCGTTCCTCAACTACTAC ACGCCGGTGACGGAGTACGGTAAACACTGGAACTTCTACGTGACGCTGATGGTCCTGTATCTTG CTGCCGAGCTGCTCCTCTCCGACCTGCCGGTGAACCCCGTCCTCTGTGCACCGCTGGGCAtcggcctcgctgcag TTTACCAGCTTCTTCTgacggcgacagacgcggagactTGGGTGCTTTCGGCGAGCAGAGACA ATTTGTTCACCGCAAACAGGGAAGGAATTCTGGGCTGCATAG GCTTTTTTGCCCTGTACAtgctcggcgcgggcgttGGGACTCTCGTGTTTGACGCgacgtcttcgtctgcaccGAG cgcgactGACGCGAAAGAGCCAGTCGAGGGAGAGCGAAGCACTCCGAGCaacgcctcctcgtcgtcgcgatTTCTTCTCATCGCAGTGATACTTCT CGGCGCGGTGTGCTGCTACCTCGCGGCCCTAGTTTTGGCGTTCTACTTCAACCTGCTTCCGATGCGCCGCTTG ATCAATCTGCCTTGgattctcctcgtcgctgcgctAAACCTCTACGGTATTGGGGGCCTCTTCTTGTCTGACGCAGTGATTG GCCGTGCaagctcgcgggcgtcgtATCTTTTATCCGGCATCTCTCAGAACCAAATCTTGATATTTTTGGTCGCCAACGTGCTGTGTGGGCTGGGGGGGTTGAGTCTGAAAACGCTTCTCGTGTCTCCTTTGGTGGCATTTTCTCTGCTTGCCCTCTATGCTTCGGCGTGGTCGCTTCTGTCTTTTGTCCTCGGATACTTCAAAAAACGAATTCCTCTAATGTTGTAG
- a CDS encoding hypothetical protein (encoded by transcript BESB_035250), whose product MANSLGGGRLSLLFAGSRRGKRPFLHKRETPRAPAPHAAPPRPSPPHVSQVSAPPPETACAAACLQSSAFRSCRSAFLRSLSSASRLHAWHARESPSSFSPSPGLRGVRFLSSKASEPFRELLSRLEEEGSREKLSETAVGSQQAAAAFGGPPQSRSQPAAPSVSSAASVSAAPPFSTQKELLRKLLLSFSAYYDRHFFYPGSPSSASRHPSASSPSPPSLSSSFSPASYASFAVQACASVSVALALFAFHLPLFLWSVWLFERRPASANTEEEAREAAHAFVRFRLFFATAANQVSFFTLIPSLSGDQEPLSHTTAAASSPPAQSPPSVSPLSLCADVWRLLAPSLFPTDVSLAASVLKASCLGLSAAVLQRTYGGARTVAGLLGASLGSSLFSLLAYQKLGISSLHVSGTDGALFFTSAMLLAAPGLRPQDGAGAKAGGAMRGASRKRVVSVLPRVPIAATALAVPVFFELALRAPEALESLLAADVSPARRGRDAAGGAEPYRAQQTQRREGTAAAGEAGAEAGREERGQGGRQSLSLAGETHTQTQRGAEGGAASASAREAATDPLQTLRVASRGDHSHGEVGFSPSSAESPSSFERASQLRDAGSVQERVLFEAALAAGAAAALERQRERGEMVSRELQRARLGAEEAAEEWERRWAALEIRDMRVVGDLFVFVLTLVGARLFRRAP is encoded by the exons ATGGCGAACTCCCtaggaggaggacgcctgtctcttctgtttGCAGGAAGCAGGCGCGGCAAGAGGCCCTTCCTTCAcaagagggagacgccgcgagcgcctgcgccgcacgcggcgcctccgcgcccttcaCCTCCACACGTCTCTcaggtctccgcgcctcccccaGAAACTGCGTGTGCTGCGGCGTGCCTGCAGTCGTCGGCGTTCCGCTCCTGTCGCTCAGCTTtccttcgttctctctcctctgcttctcgtctgcatgcgtggcatgcgcgcgagtctccgtcttcgttttctccgtctcccggtctccgcggcgttcGCTTTCTGTCCTCAAAGGCTTCAGAGCCCTTCCGCGAGCTTCTGTCTCGcctggaggaagaaggcagccGCGAGAAGCTCAGCGAGACTGCGGTCGGTTcgcagcaggccgccgctgccttcggcggACCGCCTCAAAGCCGCTCACAGCCGGCTGCTCCAAGCGTCTCGTCTGCAGCCTCTgtgagcgcggcgccgcccttttcgacgcagaaggagctGCTTAGAAAG cttcttctctcgtttTCGGCGTACTACGACCGCCACTTCTTCTACCCGGGgtctccgtcctctgcgtctcgtcatccatctgcttcgtctccctcccctccctctctttcttcttccttttctcctgCTTCGTATGCTTCCTTCGCTGTCCAGGCGTGCGCGTCGGTGTCTGTTGCTCTAGCGCTGTTTGCGTTCCAtctgcctctttttctctggaGTGTCTGGCTCTTTGAgcgtcgccctgcgtcgGCAAAcaccgaggaggaggcgcgagaggccgcgcacgccttTGTGCGCTTCAGGCTCTTTTTCGCAACAGCCGCGAATCAGGTCTCCTTCTTCACTCTCATCCCGTCTCTCTCGGGAGACCAAGAGCCCCTCTCTCACACgactgccgctgcctcgtcgccgcctgcgcagtcCCCCCCCTCGgtgtcgcctctctcgctctgcgcggacGTCTGGCGCTTgctggcgccgtcgctcttccCGACAGAcgtctcgctggcggcgtcggTTCTCAAAGCCTCCTGCCTCGGGCTCTCAGCGGCCGTGCTCCAGCGGACTtacggcggcgcgaggacggtcgcgggcctgctgggcgcctccctcggctcgtcgctcttctctcttctcgcctaCCAAAAACTAGGCATCTCCTCACTCCACGTGTCGGGAACCGACGGCGCCTTGTTTTTCACTTCCGCGatgctgctggcggcgcccgggctgcggccgcaggacggcgccggggcgaaggcggggggcgcgatgcgaggcgcgagccgaAAGAGGGTGGTGAGCGTCCTGCCCAGAGTCCCCATTGCGGCAACCGCACTCGCCGTTCCCGTCTTCTTCGAGCTCGCActgcgggcgccggaggcccTCGAGAGTCTGCTGGCGGCTGACGTGTCTCCCGCACGGCGGGGACGcgacgcggctggcggcgcagagccctaccgcgcgcagcagacccagcgcagagaagggacagcagccgcaggagaagcaggcgctgaggcaggacgcgaggagcgaggccAAGGCGGACGGCAGAGTCTGTCGCTCGCTggcgagacgcacacgcagacacagcgaggagcagaaggcggagctgcttcggcgagcgcgcgagaggcagcgaccGACCCGCTGCAGACGTTGAGGGTCGCGTCGCGTGGAGATCACAGCCATGGCGAGGTCggcttctctccctcttctgcggAGTCTCCTTCTTCATTCGAGCGCGCTTCGCAGCTGCGAGACGCCGGAAGCGTGCAGGAACGCGTCCTGTTTGAAGCGGCGctggctgcgggcgctgcagccgcgttggagcgacagcgcgagcgaggagagatgGTCTCGagagagctgcagagagcgcggcTGGGGGCGGAG gaggcagcagaggagtGGGAGCGACGCTGGGCTGCGCTGGAAATCCGCGAcatgcgcgtcgtcggcgatctcttcgtcttcgtgtTGACGCTTGTCGGCGCGAGACTCTTTCGGCGCGCCCCGTAG
- a CDS encoding hypothetical protein (encoded by transcript BESB_035260), with protein sequence MVAPRSAEAARCGLTPAKTWQRELPAAASAPGDNDQLKIGAGLMCKSASLDASSSTSTYYWSSSDGASSVDEAQKSDAGSCESGEEVEVPRRQAFLDKQRSSGTFSCIADTRLSPSGKERKLRWEDGFEGGDAQIPAESNTAPAPSGSVERRSVLPAKSSLSSASGLPATSAVPGAETSQASRPSSFSAAAAKNEGQALLPFASAAPTRASAAMQLNNSGLPAPATRALGGRRAVAGHVSPASSVENGGEQRQSSGRSHGAKNRAVVLGLLNDLLQALPTANVDEVLESLEPLRRLSTGENAFAREESRVSSRLSEASLGSRTCSNKASLQRRGSKQEAGAGVVAQGRREGAEKGTAARSAARAQPRRRSVSSRDSDVAAGSQRKQSLSNTADQEGKTGGPVSRLTRRFGSVASLPPLAVSRHSPGGGELPSEARREGGLSKPRVSLSPPAFGEPLLAPAGGPGKGAEVVETPLPTFSAARRSSVESQTDVFGRDSLRESTGAHSVRDVAPTLAVSQTPESLRSKEAERDEKAGAPSLTSGASSPGSRTLEAKFLLEQRAEDLQDWLAWAGSYGYVPGLYCTAAVQGGAIDAPAAFAAPGALSRKCLTAPTVGRAVRSPSVSETLRAEKLPELSRMRPPYSPHLLPGSGGRGRSASLDSGTSRTFARPSRGVSLEAPRLEKESKESRPVQLLQARENGASCLLSRRVAPPAPLFTAVAETADASAPAYRAALTDDSYRNSTTLSFSPEEEEDGEDIDIIALPRKRMPITPQHFLQTPRPAWLKGSSQAAKAAVERRAATAAARQEALEAARLGDRAVMASASESVNSAAAQEASVDVDRALSSLRQETDIPDTARSMSLVSAPTFNELFFPRTADSETQTCISDFWKALPSPTDVAHVFSRTRRLLRRNVPDVFVCSGPEKLSNTRSASLPPVPAPPSTGSRSFSAASAYWAPPTPGPYEMNAFAPAAVRLPSHGGDRYAAAYAVHPGVGYVMHPLSTVSSGMSFVQAPSGRLLSRDSIQMPPGY encoded by the exons ATGGTGGCCCCGAggtctgcagaggcggcgcgctgcgggctGACGCCCGCGAAGACCTGGCAGCGGGAGcttcccgcggccgcgtcagCGCCTGGCGACAACGATCAACTGAAAATCGGCGCAGGTCTCATGTGCAAGAGCGCGTCGCTCGATGCGTCTTCCAGCACGTCCACGTACTACTGGTCGTCTTCAGATGGGGCGTCCTCTGTagacgaggcgcagaaatCCGATGCGggcagctgcgagagcgGGGAAGAAGTCGAGGTTCCACGCCGGCAGGCGTTTCTGGATAAGCAACGCTCCTCCGGCACGTTCTCCTGCATTGCCGACACAAGACTCAGTCCCTCTGGCAAGGAGAGGAAGCTCCGGTGGGAAGATGGGTTCGAGGGCGGAGATGCGCAGATTCCGGCGGAGTCGAACACGGCCCCAGCGCCCAGCGGCAGCGTGGAGCGGCGCAGTGTCTTGCCTGCGAAATCGAgtctctcgtctgcttccgGTCTGCCGGCCACGAGTGCCGTCCCAGGAGCAGAGACGAGTCAGGCctcgcgcccttcttcattttctgccgccgccgccaagaACGAGGGCCAAGCCCTTCTGCcgttcgcctctgcagctcccactcgcgcctccgcagcgatGCAGTTGAATAACAGCGGtcttcctgcgccggcgacccgcgcgctcgggggccgccgcgcggtcgcgggacACGTCTCCCCCGCGTCCTCAGTTGAGAACgggggcgagcagcgccagaGCTCAGGTCGCAGCCACGGGGCGAAGAATCGGGCGGTCGTTTTGGGGTTGCTGAATgatctgctgcaggcgctgccgacGGCAAACGTGGATGAAGTCTTGGAGTCTCTCGAGCCGCTGCGTCGACTGTCGACTGGAGAAAACGCCTTCGCGCGGGAGGAGAgccgcgtctcttcgcgcctctcggAAGCGTCGCTCGGCAGTCGGACGTGCTCCAACAAGGCGAgtctgcagcgacgcggctcCAAGCaagaggcaggcgctggGGTGGTTGCGCAGGgcaggagggagggggcggaAAAAGggacggccgcgcgctcaGCCGCAAGGGcacagccgcggagacgctccgTCTCGTCGCGGGACAGCGATGTCGCAGCTGGCTcccagaggaagcagagcctGAGCAACACGGCTGACCAGGAAGGGAAAACGGGTGGCCCTGTGTCGCGGCTCACCCGCAGATTTGGCAGCGTGGCGAgcctccctccgctcgccgtctctcgccaTTCACCGGGGGGCGGGGAGCTCCCGTcagaagcgaggcgcgagggcggacTCAGCAAGCCTCGcgtttcgctttctcctccGGCATTTGGAGAGCCCCTTCTGgcccccgccggcggccctGGCAAGGGTGCAGAAGTTGtggagacgccgctgcccaccttcagcgccgcccgACGGTCGTCTGTCGAATCTCAGACTGATGTCTTTGGTCGAGATTCCCTCAGAGAGTCGACTGGAGCGCACAGCGTTCGCGACGTGGCGCCGACTTTGGCCGTGTCTCAGACGCCAGAGAGCCTGAGAAGCAAGGAAGCCGAACGAGACGAGAAGGCCGGCGCACCCAGCCTAACCAGTGGTGCGTCGTCTCCAGGCAGCAGGACCTTGGAGGCCAAGTTTCTCCTCGAGCAGCGGGCGGAAGACCTCCAAGATTGGCTCGCGTGGGCGGGATCGTACGGATATGTGCCCGGCTTGTACTGCACGGCTGCAGTGCAGGGAGGCGCGAtcgacgcgcccgcggccttcgcagcCCCGGGGGCACTGTCCCGTAAATGCTTGACTGCGCCAACGGTAGGGCGCGCTGTGCGTTCGCCGTCCGTGTCGGAGACTCTCCGTGCGGAAAAGCTGCCGGAACTGAGCCGTATGCGGCCTCCGTACTCGCCCCATCTCCTTCCAGGCagtggcgggcgcggccgctctgCGTCCCTGGACTCGGGTACATCTCGGACGTTCGCCCGACCCTCTCGCGGGGTCTCTCTGGAGGCGCCTAGACTGGAGAAGGAGTCCAAAGAGAGTCGTCCTGtgcagctgcttcaggcCAGAGAGAACGGCGCCTcgtgcctcctctctcggcgcgtcgcccccccGGCCCCACTGTTCACCGCTGTGGCTGAAACAGCAGACGCCTCGGCTCCGGCGTaccgcgcggcgctcactGACGACTCCTACAGGAACTCGACGACACTGTCGTTTTCtccggaggaggaagaagatggcGAAGACATTGACATCATCGCCTTGCCGCGGAAGCGCATGCCCATCACGCCGCAGCACTTCCTTCAGACTCCGCGACCCGCCTGGCTCAAAGGCAGCTCCCaggccgcgaaggctgccgtcgagcgccgcgcagcaactgccgctgctcgccaAGAGGCCCTTGAagcggcgcgtctcggcgaCCGAGCAGTCATGGCTTCGGCTTCAGAGAGCGTCAACtcggccgcagcgcaggaAGCTTCGGTCGACGTCGACAGAGCTctgtcttcgctgcgccAAGAAACTGACATCCCCGACACGGCTCGCAGCATGTCActtgtctccgcgccgacgTTCAACgagctcttcttccctcgcaccgcagacagcgagacgcagacCTGCA TTTCAGACTTTTGGAAGGCTCTTCCGTCTCCGACAGACGTGGCGCACGTTTTCTCCCGAactcggcgcctgctgcgccgtaATGTCCCCGATGTATTCGTGTGCTCCGGCCCTGAGAAGCTTTCAAACACGcggtctgcgtctctcccccCCGTGCCAGCTCCGCCCTCCACGGggtcgcgcagcttctcagccgcgtccgcctactgggcgccgcccacgcctGGGCCCTATGAGATGAACGCgttcgcgccggcggctgtgCGTCTCCCGTCGCACGGCGGCGACAGGTACGCCGCCGCCTACGCCGTCCATCCTGGAGTCGGCTACGTTATGCATCCTCTCTCTACCGTCTCCTCGGGGATGAGCTTTGTCCAGGCGCCATCGGGCCGACTCCTCTCGCGAGACTCGATTCAGATGCCGCCGGGGTACTAG
- a CDS encoding ribosomal protein L9, N-terminal domain-containing protein (encoded by transcript BESB_035270), whose protein sequence is MVTPARTGLLRNAWLRNRSPLFSLSFSPSSSASSSPEGARLPLRPLAGLSRARDLAQRVAESRRRSSAPEGGSTDCCSCERVYAVASEGTQTLLSQGGTVFTSSHAWTRAARKEMQRSRPSARGARKAASPLGVRRRAREDCQVSVPPRSPRSLSVLNTPAPNSSEASSPESSLSGSRHAFLFWSPSRAEQRCRCSVSSVVSKTPSLSTPSVCCASSESLRPSLHLALFGQRRTFAISHLNPSISKGKVHYRVPNPFIPVLLRQSVPGLGKRGELKQVRRGTLRHFLAPKGLAVVATWQNIDEFYLAEKEAAAGDARARENKGASSVHEARGGKGEGAAGRAGGCGVRDGAADEEEGEMTERERLGEDEAHVPIAAFLNKYTAKFFVDTEAADPTKIRGAGVSVYDILSKVSEEVELDLLPSQLTIGRRQQPATDAQVGGGELRGAGADERDEEEESMRQDGVISRCGVYTVRAAIPLKNRIARKTFWVEVLSKQEAERLLQERQRREEEEARRSEFALGEA, encoded by the exons ATGGTCACTCCAGCGCGGACTGGGCTCCTGCGGAACGCGTGGCTCCGCAACCGCTCGCCCCTATTTtctctttccttctctccgtcttcttctgcgtcttcgagccccgaaggcgcgcgtcttccgctaCGGCCCTTGGCAGGGCTCTCTCGAGCGCGCGACTTGGCGCAGCGAGTAGCAgagtcgcgccggcgctcctccgcgccggaggGAGGAAGCACCGACTGCTGTAGCTGCGAACGTGTCTACGCTGTGGCCTCTGAAGGCACGCAGACATTGCTCTCGCAAGGCGGCACTGTCTTTACCTCCTCGCATGCGtggacgcgcgcagcgagaaagGAAATGCAGAGAAGCCGTCCCTCCGCGCggggcgcgcggaaggcggcgtcTCCACTGGGCGTAaggagacgagcgagagaggactGCCAGGTCTCCGTCCCCCCccggtcgcctcgctcgctgtccGTCCTTAACACACCGGCTCCGAATTCGTCTGAGGCTTCGTCTCCTGAGTCTTCCTTGTCTGGTTCGCGTCATGCGTTTCTCTTCTggtctccgtcgcgcgctGAGCAGCGCTGCAGGTGTTCGGTGAGCAGTGTTGTTTCGAAGACCCCGTCGCTCTCGACGCCCTCTGTGTGTTGCGCGTCGTCGGAGtcgctgcggccgtcgctTCACCTCGCTCTCTTTGGTCAGCGGCGGACGTTTGCGATTTCGCATTTGAATCCGTCGATCAGCAAAGGGAAGGTTCATTACCGCGTGCCGAATCCGTTCATTCcggtgctgctgcgtcaGTCTGTGCCGGGGTTggggaagcgcggcgagctgaAGCAGGTGCGGCGCGGGACTCTACGACACTTCCTCGCGCCTAAAGGCCTCGCAGTTGTGGCGACCTGGCAGAATATTGACGAGTTTTAcctcgcggagaaggaggcggcagctggcGACGCCCGTGCGCGAGAAAACAAAGGGGCCTCCTCGGTGCATGAAGCGAGAGGGGGAaagggagaaggcgccgcaggtcgcgcgggcggctgcggggTGCGCGATGGCGCAGCggatgaagaggagggagagatgacagagcgcgagagactcggcgaagacgaggcacaCGTGCCGATTGCGGCCTTTCTCAACAAGTATACGGCGAAGTTTTTCGTCGATACAGAGGCCGCGGATCCCACCAAgatccgcggcgccggcgtctccgtgTACGACATCCTCAGCAAAGTCAGCGAAGAAGTCGAGCTCGACCTTCTTCCCTCGCAGCTGACCATCGGCAGACGGCAACAACCGGCGACCGACGCGcaggtcggcggcggcgagctgcgaggcgcgggcgccgacgagagagacgaagaggaagaaagcatGAGACAGGACGGAGTCATCTCACGATGCGGCGTCTACACCGTTCGCGCCGCGATTCCCCTAAAGAACCGCATTGCCCGAAAAACCTTTTGGGTCGAGGTCCTCAGCAAGCAGGAAGCTGAAAG GCTGCtgcaagagagacagagacgcgaagaggaagaagcaagGCGCTCGGAGTTTGCTCTGGGAGAGGCGTAA